One Diceros bicornis minor isolate mBicDic1 chromosome 27, mDicBic1.mat.cur, whole genome shotgun sequence genomic region harbors:
- the FTCD gene encoding formimidoyltransferase-cyclodeaminase, producing MPSWDPEVVRLSPTVPRVHTGEPQLGLVVNKQPGRGEGPTGHWRAPSLRPSFSRLPCERSVLTMSRLVECVPNFSEGNNQEVIDAISQAVAQTPGCVLLDVDAGPSTNRTVYTFVGRPEDVVEGALNAARAASRLIDMSRHKGEHPRLGALDVCPFIPVRDVSMDECVLCAQAFGQRLAEELGVPVYLYGEAARTASRRSLPAIRAGEYEALAEKLKQAEWAPDFGPSSFVPSWGATVTGARRFLIAFNINLLSTKEQAHRIALNLREQGRGKCQPGLLKKVQGIGWYLGEKNLAQVSTNLLDFEVTGLHTVYEETCREAQELSLPVVGSQLVGLVPLKALLDAAAFYCEKENLFVLEEEHRLRLVVSRLGLDSLSPFNPKERIIEYLVPEGGPEQSLVDKPLRTFIREVGARSAAPGGGSVAAASAAMGAALASMAGLMTYGRRQFEHLDSTMRRLIPPFHAALAELTTLVDADARAFQACLEAMKLPKNTPEDRDRRSAALQEGLRRAVAVPLALAETVASLWPALQELALCGNLACRSDLQVAAKALETGVFGAYFNVLINLKDITDDAFKDQVHQRISSLLQEAKTQVTLVLDRLEAQQE from the exons GGACTGGTGGTTAATAAGCAGCCTGGCCGAGGGGAGGGCCCCACCGGGCACTGGAGAGCGCCGTCCCTGCGTCCCTCCTTCTCTCGGCTGCCGTGTGAGAGGAGCGTCCTGACCATGTCCCGGCTGGTGGAGTGTGTCCCCAACTTCTCAGAGGGGAATAACCAGGAG GTGATCGACGCCATCTCCCAAGCCGTGGCGCAGACCCCAGGCTGCGTGCTGCTGGACGTAGACGCCGGCCCCTCCACCAACCGCACCGTCTACACCTTTGTGGGGCGGCCCGAGGACGTGGTCGAGGGGGCCCTTAATGCCGCCCGAGCCGCCTCCAGGCTCATCGACATGAGCAGGCACAAAG GGGAGCACCCGCGGCTGGGCGCCCTGGACGTGTGCCCCTTCATCCCGGTGAGGGATGTCTCCATGGACGAGTGTGTGCTCTGTGCCCAGGCCTTCGGCCAGCGGCTGGCGGAGGAGCTGGGAGTGCCAG TGTACCTCTACGGCGAGGCAGCGCGGACGGCCAGTCGCCGGTCCCTGCCGGCCATCCGGGCCGGGGAGTACGAGGCCCTCGCTGAGAAG CTCAAACAGGCCGAGTGGGCACCAGACTTTGGCCCCAGCTCCTTCGTCCCCAGCTGGGGGGCCACTGTCACAGGGGCGCGGAGGTTCCTCATCGCGTTCAACATCAACCTGCTCAGCACCAAGGAGCAGGCGCACCGCATCGCCCTCAACCTGCGGGAGCAGGGCCGTGGGAAGTGCCAG CCAGGACTCCTGAAAAAGGTTCAGGGCATTGGCTGGTACCTGGGTGAGAAGAACCTGGCTCAGGTATCCACAAACCTCTTGGACTTTGAGGTCACGGGGCTGCACACGGTCTATGAGGAGACCTGCAGAGAAGCCCAG GAGCTGAGCCTTCCGGTGGTGGGTTCGCAGCTGGTGGGCCTAGTGCCTCTGAAGGCCCTCCTGGATGCCGCCGCCTTCTACTGTGAGAAGGAGAACCTCTTTGTCCTGGAGGAGGAGCACCGGCTCAGGCTG GTGGTCAGCCGGCTGGGCCTGGACTCCTTGTCACCCTTCAACCCTAAGGAGCGGATCATAGA GTACTTGGTCCCTGAAGGTGGGCCTGAGCAAAGCCTGGTGGACAAGCCCCTGCGCACCTTCATCCGTGAGGTGGGCGCCCGCTCAGCAGCCCCAGGGGGTGGCTCCGTGGCAGCAGCCAGTGCGGCCATG GGTGCTGCGCTGGCCTCCATGGCCGGCCTGATGACCTATGGGCGGCGCCAGTTTGAGCACCTTGACTCGACCATGCGGCGCCTGATCCCACCCTTCCATGCGGCCTTGGCTGAGCTGACCACGCTGGTGGACGCTGACGCCCGTGCCTTCCAGGCCTGCCTG GAAGCCATGAAGCTGCCCAAGAACACCCCTGAGGACAGGGACAG GCGCTCGGCCGCCCTGCAGGAGGGGCTGAGGCGGGCAGTGGCCGTGCCCCTGGCTCTGGCGGAGACGGTGGCCTCTCTGTGGCCGGCGCTGCAGGAGCTGGCCCTGTGTGGGAACCTGGCCTGCCGGTCGGACCTGCAG GTAGCAGCCAAAGCCCTGGAGACAGGCGTGTTTGGTGCGTATTTCAATGTGCTCATCAACCTGAAGGACATCACCGATGACGCGTTTAAGGACCAG GTCCACCAGCGCATCTCTAGCCTCCTGCAGGAAGCCAAGACCCAGGTGACACTGGTACTGGACCGCCTGGAGGCCCAGCAGGAGTGA